In Pseudomonas sp. ADAK18, a single window of DNA contains:
- a CDS encoding LysR family transcriptional regulator produces the protein MASHEVLQAFVQAATQGSFSAAARKLGKSQSTVSAAVASLEIDLDVVLFDRSSRKPTLTPAGHVLLQRAEQVLEASSRLELAASQLSQGLEPKLSIAMSDTYQSERFETALSAFEQRYPDLELECLIAECEDLIDLVQSGRAQIAFIEMQAVYPPDLTRAPVEERTEIALFVSPKHPLASLDGIDQQTLEQHRELRLASIINPNETRGLGRVWSAPSYLMLMEMAQLGFGWAPLPRWLVERFGGGHLQELKARGWPRSVAVDALWSRQHPPGPAGSWLLQKMLE, from the coding sequence ATGGCTTCCCACGAAGTGCTCCAGGCGTTTGTCCAGGCAGCGACCCAAGGTTCGTTTTCGGCGGCGGCACGCAAGCTGGGCAAGAGCCAGTCCACCGTCAGTGCGGCGGTGGCGAGCCTGGAGATTGATCTGGACGTGGTGCTGTTTGACCGCAGCAGCCGCAAGCCGACATTGACCCCGGCAGGCCATGTACTGCTGCAACGGGCCGAGCAGGTGCTGGAAGCCAGCAGCCGCCTGGAGTTGGCAGCCAGTCAGTTATCTCAAGGATTGGAGCCCAAGCTCAGTATCGCCATGTCCGATACCTATCAGTCAGAGCGTTTCGAAACCGCCCTCAGCGCCTTTGAGCAGCGCTACCCGGACCTGGAGCTGGAATGCCTGATCGCCGAATGCGAAGACTTGATTGACTTGGTGCAAAGCGGTCGGGCGCAGATTGCCTTTATTGAGATGCAAGCGGTGTATCCGCCAGACCTGACGAGGGCGCCGGTAGAAGAGCGGACGGAAATTGCCCTGTTTGTCTCACCCAAACATCCGTTGGCGAGCCTGGATGGCATCGACCAGCAGACCCTGGAACAACACCGCGAACTGCGCCTGGCGAGCATCATCAACCCCAATGAAACCCGGGGCCTCGGCCGGGTGTGGTCGGCGCCCAGTTACCTGATGTTGATGGAAATGGCGCAATTGGGGTTCGGCTGGGCACCGCTGCCGCGCTGGCTGGTGGAGCGTTTTGGCGGCGGCCACCTGCAAGAGCTCAAAGCCCGAGGCTGGCCGCGTTCGGTGGCCGTGGATGCCCTGTGGTCACGCCAGCATC
- a CDS encoding multidrug/biocide efflux PACE transporter — translation MSPTKTITERVFQAIGFEGLALLICTPLLVWITGRPALEMGAVTLAISILALTWNIIFNGLFDRLKARLQLSNGGWTRVLHALMFEGGLILFAVPLIAAWLDISLMRAFILDIGVLLFFLPYTYVYHWGYDVLRDKFLAQRVASQA, via the coding sequence ATGAGCCCTACCAAAACCATCACTGAACGCGTTTTCCAGGCCATCGGCTTCGAGGGCCTGGCCTTGTTGATCTGCACCCCGTTACTGGTATGGATCACCGGAAGACCCGCCCTGGAGATGGGTGCGGTCACCTTGGCCATTAGTATTTTGGCACTGACTTGGAACATCATCTTCAACGGCCTGTTCGACCGCCTCAAGGCGCGCCTGCAACTGAGCAATGGCGGCTGGACCCGGGTGTTGCACGCCCTGATGTTCGAGGGTGGCCTGATCCTGTTTGCCGTGCCGTTGATCGCCGCGTGGCTGGATATCAGCCTGATGCGGGCTTTCATCCTCGACATCGGCGTGCTGCTGTTCTTCCTGCCGTACACCTATGTGTACCACTGGGGTTATGACGTGCTGCGGGATAAGTTTCTGGCGCAGCGCGTGGCTAGCCAAGCTTGA